A stretch of Arachis hypogaea cultivar Tifrunner chromosome 15, arahy.Tifrunner.gnm2.J5K5, whole genome shotgun sequence DNA encodes these proteins:
- the LOC112746966 gene encoding 2-oxoglutarate-dependent dioxygenase 19: MAPCDETQIWNSYSAFDDEIPTVDYSLLFSHDPAQRFMALEFLRHACQEFGFFYLVNHTIPDAVFEGILKGISNYFDPTTLNERKIYRKKGALDTIRWDQNSSSGENREYLKLFAHPKFHAPAKASAFSKIIEEYSKEMRKVVDGLAKAVSKTLGFEEHYIEKAFNLKSGFDVMAMNLYPPNSTSKGPVGLPEHTDPGFVITLIQDVNGGLQILSHKGKWINSYIPHHGILIQLGDHLEILTNGKYKSHIHRVIVDNNKVKRISVVSLHGPSLDKVISPGIEFVDDEHPKEYHGTTYKASLEANGCHLIDVQSSLQDLRILKP, from the exons ATGGCACCCTGTGATGAAACCCAGATATGGAACTCTTATTCAGCTTTTGATGATGAAATACCCACTGTTGATTACTCTCTCTTGTTTTCTCATGACCCTGCTCAACGATTCATGGCCCTCGAATTCCTTCGCCATGCTTGCCAAGAATTTGGCTTCTTTTAT CTAGTAAATCATACAATCCCAGACGCGGTTTTCGAGGGCATTTTGAAGGGAATATCTAATTACTTTGATCCAACAACTTTAAATGAAAGAAAGATCTACAGAAAAAAAGGGGCATTAGATACAATCCGATGGGACCAAAACTCCTCTTCCGGTGAAAACAGGGAATATCTCAAGTTGTTTGCGCACCCCAAATTCCATGCTCCGGCCAAGGCATCAGCTTTTAG CAAAATTATAGAAGAATACTCCAAAGAAATGAGAAAAGTAGTGGACGGATTAGCAAAGGCTGTTTCTAAAACCTTAGGGTTTGAAGAACACTACATAGAAAAGGCATTCAACTTGAAGTCAGGGTTTGATGTGATGGCCATGAATCTTTATCCACCAAATTCAACATCAAAGGGGCCTGTTGGTCTTCCTGAACACACTGACCCTGGATTTGTTATCACACTCATCCAAGATGTAAATGGTGGTCTCCAAATCCTGTCACATAAAGGAAAATGGATTAACTCTTATATTCCACATCATGGTATCCTCATTcagcttggtgatcatcttgag ATATTGACGAATGGGAAGTACAAGAGTCATATCCATCGAGTAATTGTTGACAACAACAAGGTTAAGAGGATCTCCGTGGTGAGCCTTCATGGACCATCCTTGGACAAAGTCATTAGCCCAGGGATAgagtttgttgatgatgaacacCCAAAGGAATACCATGGCACCACCTACAAGGCTTCATTGGAAGCCAATGGATGTCATCTCATAGATGTGCAATCATCACTTCAAGATCTGAGAATACTGAAACCCTAG